A region of the Dyadobacter sp. CECT 9275 genome:
CAATAACACAATTATTTGAGGTAAAATATAATAATTCGAAGTTTAAATGCTGTGTAGCTTGTAGGGATTTATTTAGCCAGGTCGTTGGCAATGAAGACTGCTATCTTGTCTACCAGCCCTGAGTGGCCACTTTGAATAATTTTGTACTGCTGAGAGGGGAGAAGATCGGATAACCGTTTGACAGCGGAGGGAGGTAACAGTTTGTCGTATTTGCCAACAAATAAGAAGATTTTAACACCGTGATTTTCGGCCATCTGGTTCAGAGCTGGGATATCAAAGCGAAGTGCTCTGAAGGCTGTCCAGGAACTGTAAATCACCTGCCGTTTCCCGGGAGTATTTAATACGTTCAATGCGAACCTGTGAAGGCTTTGATTTAAAAAGCCCGCCTTTTGGATCAGGGAAGCGGTCAGGAGTAAAGATCCGGGATGCTGCATACACCAGCGGAACAAGCGCCGGGCCGGAGAAAACCCGGTAGCAAGTTTATAGAGAGGGTGTTCGGTAATTCCATCCGGGGCAATTAAAAAAACGCGGTCCACCTGAGTTGCAAACGCTTCCAGCGTGGCCATGGCGAACCGTCCTCCCATGCTGAAACCAACTACATCGAAACGGGAGATGTTTTGGTTCGTAAGAAAATTTTCGAGGATACCTTTCCAGCTTTCCCTGGTTATTACATCCGGCTCGGGGAATAACTCTCCGGGGCTGATGGTCACATTTTTACCATGAAAGAAAAGGTCGAAAGCATAAATGGTGTAATAATCTCCCAGGTATTTTTCAAATGATCCGAAGCAGGTAGCACCATCCTGGCCGATACCATGAAAAGCGAGGAGCACTTTCTGTCCATGGCCTGATCTGTGGTAGTGAAGAGTCATAGCTCTGGATTTACTCATATGCTTCACTACGATGCCTGATGCCAGAAACTTCTACCACCCTTATAAAGTCATCGATA
Encoded here:
- a CDS encoding alpha/beta fold hydrolase; translated protein: MTLHYHRSGHGQKVLLAFHGIGQDGATCFGSFEKYLGDYYTIYAFDLFFHGKNVTISPGELFPEPDVITRESWKGILENFLTNQNISRFDVVGFSMGGRFAMATLEAFATQVDRVFLIAPDGITEHPLYKLATGFSPARRLFRWCMQHPGSLLLTASLIQKAGFLNQSLHRFALNVLNTPGKRQVIYSSWTAFRALRFDIPALNQMAENHGVKIFLFVGKYDKLLPPSAVKRLSDLLPSQQYKIIQSGHSGLVDKIAVFIANDLAK